A genomic stretch from Chaetodon auriga isolate fChaAug3 chromosome 17, fChaAug3.hap1, whole genome shotgun sequence includes:
- the hoxa3a gene encoding homeobox protein Hox-A3a encodes MQKATYYDSSAIYSGYPYQSANGFSYDANQVQYPRASHVESEYHRPACSLQSPDGSVALQKPGEMAESCDRTTAIQATQSKVHPESNQPQVPVSGPPPPSQSPGAISQNTSNGSSQPSAKNGSPTSTARGKHIFPWMKESRQNTKQKPTSSSSSVDSCPGDKSPPGSAASKRARTAYTSAQLVELEKEFHFNRYLCRPRRVEMANLLNLTERQIKIWFQNRRMKYKKDQKGVGMMPSPGGQSPRSPVGPASGGGGGGYLNSMHSLVNSVPYDSQSPTSYNKPHQNAYGMATSYPPPLNSSLNNCPPSQKRYPGTDSATPEYDAHPLQGNGNYGTHMQGSPVYVGGGYIDSMPNSGTSVFGLTHLPHPPSANMDYNGAITMGNSQHHGVCDPTPTYTDLTPHYSQGRIQEAPKLTHL; translated from the exons ATGCAAAAGGCAACCTACTACGACAGCTCCGCAATTTACAGTGGCTACCCATATCAAAGCGCAAATGGCTTCAGTTATGATGCCAATCAGGTCCAATATCCCCGGGCCTCTCATGTGGAAAGCGAGTACCATCGACCTGCCTGCTCCCTGCAGTCTCCTGACGGCTCCGTGGCTCTGCAGAAGCCGGGGGAGATGGCGGAGAGCTGCGACAGGACCACAGCCATTCAGGCGACGCAGTCCAAGGTTCATCCCGAAAGCAATCAACCGCAGGTGCCGGTGTCAGGCCCACCCCCTCCCTCACAATCCCCCGGTGCTATCAGCCAAAACACAAGCAACGGGTCCAGCCAGCCCAGTGCCAAGAACGGCTCCCCGACCTCTACTGCTCGCGGCAAACACATCTTCCCCTGGATGAAGGAATCCCGTCAGAACACCAAGCAGAAACCCACCAGTAGCTCCAGTTCAG TGGACAGTTGCCCCGGAGACAAGAGTCCTCCGGGGTCAGCAGCATCGAAGAGGGCCCGGACAGCTTACACGAGCGCCCAGCTAGTGGAGCTAGAGAAGGAGTTCCACTTTAACCGGTACCTCTGCAGACCCCGGAGGGTGGAGATGGCCAACCTGCTCAacctcacagagagacagatcaAAATCTGGTTCCAGAATCGCAGGATGAAATACAAGAAGGATCAAAAAGGCGTAGGAATGATGCCTTCCCCTGGCGGACAGTCCCCAAGGAGTCCAGTGGGCCCAGCCTCGGGCGGTGGAGGCGGAGGATACCTCAACTCTATGCATTCTCTTGTAAACAGTGTACCTTATGACTCCCAGTCGCCGACGTCTTACAATAAACCTCATCAAAACGCATACGGCATGGCCACGTCATATCCCCCTCCTTTGAACAGCTCCCTCAACAACTGCCCGCCCTCCCAGAAGAGGTATCCCGGGACCGACTCGGCCACGCCCGAGTATGACGCGCATCCTCTCCAAGGCAATGGCAACTACGGGACGCACATGCAGGGCAGCCCTGTTTATGTTGGCGGAGGTTACATCGACTCAATGCCCAATTCTGGGACCTCCGTTTTCGGTCTGACCCACCTTCCGCACCCGCCGTCCGCAAACATGGACTACAACGGAGCAATCACAATGGGCAACAGTCAGCATCACGGAGTGTGTGATCCGACACCGACGTACACAGACCTAACGCCGCACTACTCTCAGGGAAGAATCCAGGAAGCGCCCAAACTGACGCATCTGTAG